A section of the Thioalbus denitrificans genome encodes:
- a CDS encoding VOC family protein, whose amino-acid sequence MEQRITLVTLGVRDLARSTAFFERLGWRRSVKGAPGVAFFQCGGIAISLYPVEALAADAGVPPGVPGSGSFALAHNTRTRGEVDAVLAEARSAGAEIVKPAADAFWGGYSGYFRDLDGYLWEVAWNPGFPLDESGAVSLPG is encoded by the coding sequence ATGGAACAGAGGATCACGCTGGTTACCCTGGGGGTGCGCGATCTGGCGCGGAGCACCGCCTTCTTCGAGCGCCTCGGCTGGCGGCGCTCGGTGAAGGGGGCGCCGGGCGTCGCCTTCTTCCAGTGCGGCGGTATCGCCATCTCCCTGTACCCCGTCGAGGCGCTGGCGGCGGACGCCGGGGTTCCGCCCGGCGTCCCCGGGAGCGGAAGCTTCGCGCTGGCCCACAATACCCGGACGCGGGGGGAGGTCGACGCCGTGCTCGCCGAGGCCCGGTCCGCGGGCGCGGAGATCGTCAAGCCGGCCGCGGATGCCTTCTGGGGCGGCTACTCCGGCTACTTCCGCGATCTGGATGGCTACCTGTGGGAGGTGGCGTGGAACCCGGGGTTCCCGCTGGACGAGTCGGGCGCGGTCAGCCTTCCCGGCTGA
- a CDS encoding DUF2334 domain-containing protein, protein MNARAVSVVLHDVAPETWPVYRRFVHAVEALGTVPLTLLVVPDFHHRGALDRFPAFRAALERRIGRGDELVLHGFFHSDEAPLGLDPVDYCRRRIYTREGEFYPLDERQALARLEVGLELFHRYRWPVAGFVAPAWLMGHGTRSALTRLPLRYTSDPGGLIRLPEWRRVEAPSLVWSARSAWRRRASLLWNRHRLRRGRVQPLLRLGLHPVDMAHEGAVRFWLETLAALLAERTPVTKWQWLQRCG, encoded by the coding sequence ATGAACGCGCGTGCCGTCAGCGTGGTGCTGCACGATGTCGCCCCGGAGACATGGCCCGTCTACCGGCGCTTCGTCCACGCGGTGGAGGCTCTGGGGACGGTCCCCCTCACCCTGCTGGTGGTGCCCGATTTCCATCACCGTGGTGCCCTGGATCGATTCCCGGCCTTCCGGGCGGCGCTGGAGCGGCGCATCGGCCGCGGCGACGAACTGGTGCTGCACGGGTTCTTCCACAGTGACGAGGCGCCATTGGGACTCGATCCGGTGGACTACTGCAGGCGCCGGATCTACACCCGCGAGGGCGAGTTCTACCCTCTCGACGAGAGGCAGGCCCTGGCGCGGCTGGAGGTGGGGCTGGAGCTGTTTCACCGCTACCGGTGGCCGGTGGCCGGCTTCGTCGCCCCGGCCTGGCTCATGGGCCACGGCACCCGGAGCGCGCTGACCCGCCTGCCGCTGCGCTACACCAGCGACCCGGGCGGCCTCATCCGGCTGCCGGAATGGCGGCGGGTGGAGGCGCCGAGCCTGGTCTGGAGCGCGCGCAGCGCCTGGCGGCGCCGGGCCTCGCTGCTCTGGAACCGGCACCGGCTGCGGCGCGGCCGGGTGCAGCCCCTGCTGCGCCTCGGCCTGCACCCCGTGGACATGGCCCACGAGGGCGCCGTGCGCTTCTGGCTGGAGACGCTGGCGGCGCTGCTGGCGGAGCGCACCCCGGTCACCAAGTGGCAGTGGCTGCAGCGGTGCGGATAA
- a CDS encoding lysylphosphatidylglycerol synthase transmembrane domain-containing protein, with product MAVAAAVRIRRSLWLAAAGLALGLGIPLAYGGAGLFGRLAAISPLLLGAVLGMVFAGWNFNAGRLRLMLGGIRQPMGHGRALATVMATEFAFSATPAGSGGPLAYVYLLRRHGVAGSAAAALYALDVLMDMLFFAALLVIIALALLFRPEALHAGWQIGLLAALLLAVLAGAWLALRHYRPLLLRGGRLLRRLNIPPATRRRIARGLLRFRQGLGVMLRLSRGRLVAIYLLCIGHWLLRYSILYVLIRGLGEPVPWAYTLLVQMLALTLGQFTLLPGGSGGVELGFTALLAPLLDPPTLGAVLLLWRFATYYWYLLAGAPVFAWIAGRTLWERLAPHSARARGGEAPGTQPL from the coding sequence GTGGCAGTGGCTGCAGCGGTGCGGATAAGGCGCTCCCTCTGGCTCGCCGCGGCCGGTCTCGCCCTGGGGCTCGGCATCCCCCTGGCCTATGGCGGCGCCGGGCTGTTCGGGCGGCTGGCAGCCATCTCCCCGCTGCTCCTGGGTGCGGTCCTGGGGATGGTCTTCGCGGGCTGGAACTTCAACGCCGGGCGCCTGCGCCTGATGCTCGGCGGCATCCGCCAGCCCATGGGCCACGGCCGCGCACTGGCCACGGTCATGGCCACCGAGTTCGCCTTCTCGGCGACCCCGGCGGGGAGCGGCGGACCGCTCGCCTACGTCTACCTGCTCCGTCGTCACGGGGTCGCCGGCAGCGCCGCCGCGGCGCTCTATGCGCTGGATGTGCTGATGGACATGCTCTTCTTCGCCGCGCTGCTGGTCATCATCGCCCTGGCGCTGCTGTTCCGGCCGGAGGCACTGCATGCGGGCTGGCAAATCGGACTGCTGGCCGCCCTGCTGCTGGCGGTATTGGCCGGTGCCTGGCTGGCGTTGCGCCACTACCGGCCGCTTCTGCTGCGGGGCGGCCGGCTGCTGCGGCGGCTGAACATCCCGCCCGCCACCCGCCGGCGCATCGCCCGCGGGCTGCTGCGCTTCCGCCAGGGTCTGGGCGTCATGCTCCGGCTCTCACGCGGCCGCCTTGTCGCCATCTACCTGCTCTGCATCGGCCACTGGCTGCTGCGCTACAGCATCCTCTACGTCCTCATCCGGGGCCTGGGCGAGCCCGTCCCCTGGGCCTATACCCTGCTGGTGCAGATGCTGGCCCTGACCCTGGGGCAGTTCACCCTGCTCCCGGGCGGCAGCGGCGGGGTGGAGCTTGGCTTCACCGCCCTGCTGGCGCCGCTGCTCGACCCGCCGACCCTCGGCGCGGTGCTGCTGCTGTGGCGTTTCGCCACCTACTACTGGTACCTGCTGGCGGGCGCGCCGGTGTTCGCCTGGATCGCGGGGCGCACGCTGTGGGAGCGCCTGGCCCCGCACTCTGCCCGGGCGAGAGGCGGGGAGGCGCCCGGAACGCAGCCGCTGTGA
- a CDS encoding glycosyltransferase family 4 protein, with product MHIADVTMFYTPSSGGVRTYLEAKRRWLSGREAHTLVVPGARRQRTEAVQTVPAAPIPFGHGYRFPLRTDGWVESLVALRPDLIEVGDPYVTAWAALDAGRRLGVPVVGFYHSDLPRLIGSRIGRWSEPRVEAYVRGLYRRFDLVLAPSRVMVEKLRGLGIGQVELQPLGVDSVHFSPGRRDPALKRELGLDAGTPLLVFAGRASREKHIPLLLEAMERLGRGYHLLLVGPGMPRSVPGNVTVVSEYANRERTARYLASSDGLIHAGDSETFGLVVLEAMASGIPVIGTRAGAVAEHVVPGTGLLVEPGNAAALAEAARALFANGHRGMGRLARRRVEEHYTWDRVLERLLDRYRELTGQPAPVTLELQIA from the coding sequence ATGCATATCGCGGATGTCACGATGTTCTACACCCCCTCGAGCGGTGGCGTACGCACCTATCTCGAGGCCAAACGCCGCTGGCTGTCGGGGCGGGAGGCGCACACGCTGGTCGTGCCCGGCGCGCGCCGGCAGCGGACGGAAGCTGTCCAAACGGTGCCGGCGGCCCCGATTCCCTTCGGCCACGGTTACCGCTTCCCCCTGCGTACCGACGGCTGGGTGGAGTCCCTGGTGGCGCTGCGGCCGGATCTCATCGAGGTGGGCGATCCCTATGTCACCGCCTGGGCCGCGCTGGATGCGGGGCGGCGCCTGGGGGTGCCGGTGGTGGGGTTCTACCATTCCGACCTGCCGCGCCTCATCGGCTCCCGCATCGGCCGCTGGAGCGAGCCGCGGGTGGAGGCCTACGTGCGGGGGCTCTACCGTCGCTTCGATCTCGTCCTGGCGCCCAGCCGGGTGATGGTGGAGAAGCTGCGCGGCCTGGGGATCGGGCAGGTGGAGCTGCAGCCCCTGGGCGTGGACAGCGTCCACTTCTCTCCCGGGCGGCGGGATCCCGCGCTGAAGCGGGAACTGGGTCTCGATGCCGGGACGCCGCTGCTCGTGTTCGCCGGCCGTGCCTCTCGGGAGAAGCACATCCCGCTGCTGCTCGAAGCCATGGAGCGGCTGGGCCGCGGCTACCACCTGCTGCTGGTGGGTCCGGGAATGCCCCGGAGCGTGCCGGGCAACGTGACCGTGGTCTCCGAGTATGCGAACCGGGAGCGGACCGCCCGCTACCTGGCGAGCAGCGATGGGCTGATCCATGCCGGCGACAGCGAGACCTTCGGCCTGGTGGTGCTGGAGGCGATGGCGAGCGGCATCCCGGTCATCGGCACCCGGGCGGGCGCAGTGGCCGAGCACGTGGTCCCCGGCACCGGGCTGCTGGTGGAGCCCGGCAACGCCGCGGCGCTCGCGGAGGCCGCGCGCGCCCTGTTCGCCAACGGCCATCGTGGCATGGGCCGGCTGGCGCGCAGGCGGGTGGAGGAGCACTACACCTGGGACCGGGTGCTGGAGCGTCTCCTCGACCGCTACCGTGAGCTGACCGGCCAGCCGGCGCCGGTGACGCTGGAGCTGCAGATTGCCTGA
- a CDS encoding rubrerythrin family protein: MPTTKENLKAAFTGESEANMKYRAFAAQAEKEGLPNIARLFRTTAEAERLHAEGHLKALDGVGATADNLKAAIAGETHEYTEMYPPMLEQAEAEGHRAKRMFGYAVKAEEVHARLYRLALEALERGEDLAETKFYLCPVCGHIEFGEPPEKCPICGARGSIFAEV, from the coding sequence ATGCCGACCACGAAAGAGAACCTGAAAGCCGCGTTCACCGGCGAGAGCGAAGCCAACATGAAGTACCGCGCCTTTGCCGCGCAGGCCGAGAAGGAGGGGCTCCCCAACATCGCCCGCCTGTTCCGGACCACGGCCGAGGCGGAGAGGCTCCACGCGGAAGGTCACCTGAAGGCGCTCGATGGAGTCGGCGCCACGGCCGACAATCTCAAGGCCGCCATCGCCGGCGAGACCCACGAGTACACCGAGATGTACCCGCCCATGCTCGAGCAGGCCGAGGCCGAGGGCCACAGGGCGAAACGGATGTTCGGCTACGCGGTCAAGGCCGAGGAGGTCCATGCCCGGCTCTACCGGCTGGCCCTCGAGGCGCTGGAGCGGGGCGAGGATCTCGCCGAGACGAAGTTCTACCTCTGCCCGGTGTGCGGCCACATCGAGTTCGGTGAACCGCCGGAGAAGTGCCCCATCTGCGGCGCCAGGGGCTCGATCTTCGCGGAGGTCTGA